From Streptomyces sp. TLI_053, a single genomic window includes:
- a CDS encoding Uma2 family endonuclease, with the protein MDTDRRLWDAWASLEVPEHFRTEIKDGVLMVSHVGGPRHRRIGTRLLDALAEHLDGSGWWPADAGHVLHGHEVSAPDVLVVPEDIDAIAGPEDLGVPASGVALVVETVSPDSEHRHRDLVDKPRAYATAGIPVYVIIDDYDYGGGAVTVLSGPDPERGAYARSERTPYGEDAVIPEGPAKGFAIGPGITGERRG; encoded by the coding sequence ATGGACACCGATCGGCGACTGTGGGACGCCTGGGCCTCTCTGGAGGTACCCGAGCACTTCCGTACGGAGATCAAGGACGGAGTCCTCATGGTGTCCCACGTCGGCGGCCCTCGGCACCGAAGGATCGGTACGAGGCTCCTCGACGCACTGGCCGAGCACCTCGACGGCAGTGGCTGGTGGCCGGCCGACGCGGGCCACGTTCTCCACGGGCACGAGGTGTCCGCACCCGATGTCCTCGTGGTGCCCGAGGACATCGACGCGATCGCCGGCCCGGAGGATCTCGGGGTGCCGGCCTCGGGCGTGGCCCTGGTGGTCGAGACGGTCTCGCCGGACAGCGAGCACCGCCATCGTGACCTCGTGGACAAGCCCCGCGCCTACGCCACCGCCGGCATCCCCGTCTACGTGATCATCGACGACTACGACTACGGTGGCGGCGCCGTCACCGTCCTCTCCGGGCCCGACCCCGAACGCGGCGCCTACGCCCGCTCGGAGCGCACCCCCTACGGCGAGGACGCGGTGATCCCGGAGGGGCCCGCGAAGGGCTTCGCGATCGGGCCCGGCATCACCGGGGAACGGCGGGGCTGA
- a CDS encoding response regulator transcription factor, with translation MTTDRIITLHGEQELVQRAGHLFVASREEFLVAATDLMTFSAGVNAAFREGKRPHVVPGLTMRKMYSRRALADPESLRRLRRIAASGIEIRISDGPIAREAIVIDRRTAILAGAPVRGVRAYTVVQAPDVVDGVRSLFRATWETATDLADCAAPPPPLDDRSRRILRALAAGHTDETGARLLGVSLRTYRRGVADLMTTLGAASRFQAGLLARGLLAEEEVSPAVPR, from the coding sequence ATGACCACCGATCGGATCATCACCCTGCACGGCGAGCAGGAGCTCGTCCAGCGGGCCGGGCACCTCTTCGTCGCCTCCCGCGAGGAGTTCCTGGTCGCCGCCACCGATCTGATGACCTTCTCCGCGGGCGTCAACGCGGCCTTCCGCGAAGGCAAGCGGCCGCACGTCGTCCCCGGCCTCACCATGCGCAAGATGTACAGCCGCCGGGCGCTCGCCGACCCCGAGTCGCTGCGGCGGCTGCGGCGGATCGCCGCCTCCGGCATCGAGATCCGGATCTCCGACGGGCCGATCGCCCGGGAGGCGATCGTCATCGACCGGCGCACCGCGATCCTGGCGGGCGCACCGGTGCGGGGCGTGCGCGCGTACACCGTGGTGCAGGCGCCGGACGTCGTCGACGGCGTGCGCTCGCTGTTCCGCGCCACCTGGGAGACCGCCACCGACCTCGCCGACTGCGCCGCCCCGCCGCCCCCGCTGGACGACCGCTCCCGGCGGATCCTGCGCGCCCTCGCCGCCGGCCACACCGACGAGACCGGCGCCCGCCTGCTCGGCGTCTCGCTGCGCACCTACCGCCGCGGCGTCGCCGACCTGATGACCACCCTCGGCGCCGCCTCCCGCTTCCAGGCCGGCCTGCTCGCCCGGGGCCTGCTCGCGGAGGAGGAGGTCAGCCCCGCCGTTCCCCGGTGA
- a CDS encoding oxidoreductase, producing the protein MTTTPAPSANAASSADTAPSANDAAPASAAGTFLLGGDLPVSRMGFGAMKLPSRDWQGPACDPEQSVRVLRRAVELGVDHIDTAWFYFFREVSAHGLIRRALHPYRDGLVIATKVGPGRDPQGRWLEPADREALRAAVHRDLRELGVDRLDVVHLRRMPSQSSIAEPFAALAELREEGLIRHLGVSNVNAAQLAEAEAIAPVVTVQNKFSVLDRTPEQDRLLADCTERGIAFVPFYPLGGSGVPEHPALRRVAERHGATRAQVMVAWLLALSPSVLAIPGTSSPAHLEENVAAAALRLDAEDLADLEKLTVSENV; encoded by the coding sequence ATGACGACGACTCCCGCACCCTCCGCGAACGCCGCCTCCTCCGCCGACACCGCCCCGTCCGCGAACGACGCCGCCCCGGCGAGCGCCGCCGGCACCTTCCTCCTCGGCGGCGACCTGCCGGTGTCCCGGATGGGCTTCGGCGCGATGAAGCTGCCCTCCCGCGACTGGCAGGGGCCTGCCTGCGACCCCGAGCAGAGCGTCCGGGTGCTGCGCCGGGCCGTCGAGCTGGGCGTGGACCACATCGACACCGCCTGGTTCTACTTCTTCCGGGAGGTCTCCGCCCACGGCCTGATCCGGCGGGCCCTGCACCCCTACCGGGACGGACTCGTGATCGCCACCAAGGTCGGCCCGGGCCGCGACCCGCAGGGCCGCTGGCTGGAGCCGGCCGACCGGGAGGCGCTGCGGGCCGCCGTCCACCGCGATCTGCGCGAGCTGGGGGTGGACCGGCTGGACGTGGTCCACCTGCGCCGGATGCCGAGTCAGTCCTCGATCGCCGAGCCCTTCGCCGCGCTGGCGGAGCTGCGCGAGGAGGGCCTGATCCGGCACCTGGGCGTCAGCAACGTGAACGCGGCCCAGCTCGCCGAGGCCGAGGCGATCGCGCCGGTGGTGACGGTGCAGAACAAGTTCAGCGTGCTGGACCGCACGCCGGAGCAGGACCGGCTGCTGGCGGACTGCACGGAGCGGGGCATCGCCTTCGTCCCGTTCTACCCGCTGGGCGGCTCCGGGGTGCCGGAGCACCCGGCCCTGCGCCGGGTCGCCGAGCGGCACGGCGCCACCCGGGCCCAGGTGATGGTGGCCTGGCTGCTGGCGCTCTCGCCGTCGGTGCTGGCGATCCCGGGCACCTCCTCGCCGGCGCACCTGGAGGAGAACGTCGCCGCCGCCGCGCTGCGGCTGGACGCCGAGGACCTCGCGGACCTGGAGAAGCTGACGGTCTCCGAAAATGTCTGA
- a CDS encoding EF-hand domain-containing protein: MLDRTGDGHLTAHDFRAMAHDVCRQLELSEEGEARVYDAFERWWEELRAGMDTDGDGRVARAEYVAATLAGCDRDPAYLERGLLPALRAVFDAADADGDGLLDFAEYRVLFGGRRVHPAELAHGFRKLDTDGDGVITSAEFLRGFVDYFTARAPSAPGTQLLGRA; the protein is encoded by the coding sequence GTGCTGGACCGGACCGGGGACGGCCACCTCACCGCCCACGACTTCCGGGCGATGGCGCACGACGTGTGCCGGCAGCTGGAGCTCTCCGAGGAGGGGGAGGCCCGGGTGTACGACGCCTTCGAGCGCTGGTGGGAGGAGCTGCGGGCGGGCATGGACACCGACGGCGACGGCCGGGTGGCCCGGGCCGAGTACGTCGCCGCCACGCTGGCCGGCTGCGACCGCGACCCGGCGTACCTCGAGCGCGGGCTGCTGCCCGCGCTCCGGGCGGTGTTCGATGCGGCCGACGCGGACGGGGACGGCCTGCTGGACTTCGCCGAGTACCGGGTGCTGTTCGGCGGACGGCGCGTCCACCCGGCCGAACTCGCGCACGGGTTCCGGAAGTTGGACACCGACGGGGACGGGGTGATCACCTCGGCGGAGTTCCTGCGCGGCTTCGTGGACTACTTCACCGCCCGGGCCCCCTCGGCCCCGGGCACCCAGCTGCTCGGCCGGGCCTGA
- a CDS encoding cytochrome ubiquinol oxidase subunit I — MELAIAHETIARWQFGITTVYHFLFVPLTISLAAIVAGLETAWVRTDKEKYFHATKFWGKLFLINIAMGVVTGIVQEFQFGMNWSDYSRFVGDVFGAPLAMEALIAFFFESTFIGLWIFGWDKLPRKLHCACMWMVALGTVLSAYFILAANSWMQHPVGYTIDPATGKAQLTDIAKVLFQDTTVTVVLHTLTAAFLTGAAFMVGIASFHLWKAKRKPESPAAAPEKVAVMRTSLRLGLVLAVVFGLGTALSGDSLAKVMFRQQPMKMAAAEALWDTKAPAPFSVFAVGDVGKGHNSVELEIPGILSFLANSDFSSSVPGINDTAEAEAAKYGGDPKDYIPSIFVTYWGFRLMIGFGMTSFVAGAIGLWTTRKKRFLHPEFRTGDTEVPRLMLTPKRELGPFLTKWSWRIGILTMGFPLIANSFGWIFTEMGRQPWAVFGLMTTASAVSPNVGIGTQIGALATFTTLYAILAVVEVKLLVKYAKAGPVTDERPPTEDPTLRGPASGDDADKPLAFAY, encoded by the coding sequence GTGGAACTGGCAATCGCTCACGAAACCATCGCGCGATGGCAATTCGGCATCACCACCGTCTACCACTTCCTCTTCGTACCGCTCACCATCAGCCTCGCCGCGATCGTGGCGGGACTCGAGACCGCGTGGGTGCGGACGGACAAGGAGAAGTACTTCCACGCCACGAAGTTCTGGGGGAAGCTCTTCCTGATCAACATCGCGATGGGCGTGGTCACCGGCATCGTGCAGGAGTTCCAGTTCGGCATGAACTGGTCCGACTACTCCCGCTTCGTCGGTGACGTCTTCGGCGCCCCGCTCGCGATGGAGGCGCTGATCGCCTTCTTCTTCGAGTCGACCTTCATCGGCCTGTGGATCTTCGGCTGGGACAAGCTGCCGCGGAAGCTGCACTGCGCCTGCATGTGGATGGTCGCGCTCGGCACCGTGCTCTCGGCCTACTTCATCCTGGCGGCCAACTCCTGGATGCAGCACCCGGTCGGCTACACGATCGACCCGGCCACCGGCAAGGCCCAGCTGACCGACATCGCCAAGGTGCTGTTCCAGGACACCACCGTCACCGTCGTCCTGCACACCCTGACCGCGGCCTTCCTCACCGGCGCAGCGTTCATGGTCGGCATCGCCTCCTTCCACCTCTGGAAGGCCAAGCGCAAGCCGGAGAGCCCCGCCGCCGCCCCGGAGAAGGTCGCCGTGATGCGGACCTCGCTGCGGCTCGGTCTGGTGCTCGCGGTGGTCTTCGGCCTGGGCACCGCGCTCAGCGGCGACTCGCTCGCCAAGGTCATGTTCCGTCAGCAGCCGATGAAGATGGCCGCCGCCGAGGCGCTCTGGGACACCAAGGCGCCGGCGCCGTTCTCGGTCTTCGCGGTCGGCGACGTCGGCAAGGGCCACAACTCGGTGGAACTGGAGATCCCCGGGATACTGTCCTTCCTCGCCAACAGCGACTTCAGCTCCTCCGTCCCCGGCATCAACGACACCGCCGAGGCCGAGGCCGCCAAGTACGGCGGCGACCCCAAGGACTACATCCCGAGCATCTTCGTCACCTACTGGGGCTTCCGCCTCATGATCGGCTTCGGGATGACCTCCTTCGTGGCCGGGGCGATCGGGCTCTGGACCACCAGGAAGAAGCGCTTCCTCCACCCGGAGTTCCGCACCGGCGACACCGAGGTGCCCAGGCTGATGCTCACCCCGAAGCGGGAGCTGGGGCCCTTCCTCACCAAGTGGAGCTGGCGGATCGGGATCCTCACCATGGGCTTCCCGCTGATCGCCAACAGCTTCGGCTGGATCTTCACCGAGATGGGCCGGCAGCCCTGGGCGGTGTTCGGGCTGATGACCACCGCCAGTGCCGTCTCGCCCAACGTGGGCATCGGCACCCAGATCGGAGCACTGGCGACCTTCACCACGCTGTACGCGATCCTCGCCGTCGTCGAGGTGAAGCTGCTGGTCAAGTACGCCAAGGCCGGCCCGGTCACCGACGAGCGGCCGCCCACCGAGGACCCGACGCTGCGCGGTCCCGCCTCCGGCGACGACGCCGACAAGCCGCTCGCCTTCGCCTACTGA
- the cydB gene encoding cytochrome d ubiquinol oxidase subunit II, producing MELHDVWFVLIAVLWIGYFFLEGFDFGIGILTKPLARNTAERRVLINTIGPVWDGNEVWLLTAGGATFAAFPDWYATLFSGFYIPLLLILVCLIVRGVAFEYRAKRPEPRWQRNWEEAIFWTSLVPAFLWGVAFANIVRGVDIDAQKNYVGGFWDLLNPYALLGGLVTLSLFTFHGAVFAALKTVGDIRDRARDAALKAGLAAAALALVFLVWTQADNGNGRSLAALVIAVLALLGALLANRAGREGRAFVLSGATIVAAVAMLFLALFPDVMPSTLNPEWSLTVTNAASSPYTLKLMTIVAAVFTPLVLLYQSWTYWVFRKRIGVQHIPGHDPAAALHQG from the coding sequence ATGGAACTTCACGACGTCTGGTTCGTCCTGATCGCCGTCCTCTGGATCGGCTACTTCTTCCTGGAGGGCTTCGACTTCGGCATCGGCATCCTCACCAAGCCGCTCGCCCGGAACACCGCCGAGCGCCGGGTGCTGATCAACACCATCGGCCCGGTCTGGGACGGCAACGAGGTCTGGCTGCTGACCGCCGGCGGCGCCACCTTCGCGGCCTTCCCGGACTGGTACGCGACCCTCTTCAGCGGCTTCTACATCCCGCTGCTGCTGATCCTGGTCTGCCTGATCGTGCGCGGCGTCGCCTTCGAGTACCGGGCCAAGCGGCCCGAACCGCGCTGGCAGCGGAACTGGGAGGAGGCGATCTTCTGGACCTCGCTGGTCCCGGCCTTCCTCTGGGGCGTCGCCTTCGCCAACATCGTCCGGGGCGTCGACATCGACGCGCAGAAGAACTACGTCGGCGGCTTCTGGGACCTGCTCAACCCGTACGCGCTGCTCGGCGGCCTGGTGACGCTCAGCCTGTTCACCTTCCACGGCGCGGTGTTCGCCGCGCTCAAGACGGTCGGCGACATCCGCGACCGGGCCCGGGACGCGGCCCTGAAGGCCGGACTGGCGGCCGCGGCGCTGGCGCTGGTCTTCCTGGTCTGGACCCAGGCCGACAACGGCAACGGCCGGAGCCTGGCCGCCCTGGTGATCGCGGTGCTCGCCCTGCTCGGCGCGCTGCTCGCCAACCGGGCCGGCCGCGAGGGCCGGGCCTTCGTCCTCTCCGGGGCGACGATCGTGGCCGCGGTCGCGATGCTCTTCCTCGCGCTCTTCCCCGACGTCATGCCGTCCACCCTGAACCCGGAGTGGAGCCTGACCGTGACCAACGCGGCCTCCTCGCCCTACACGCTCAAGCTGATGACGATCGTGGCCGCCGTGTTCACCCCGCTGGTGCTGCTCTACCAGAGCTGGACGTACTGGGTGTTCCGCAAGCGGATCGGTGTCCAGCACATCCCCGGGCACGATCCGGCCGCCGCGCTCCACCAGGGCTGA
- the cydD gene encoding thiol reductant ABC exporter subunit CydD gives MKPVDPRLLAHARTTRVFLAGSVLLGTVNAALVVAQAGLIAELVVRGFQQRAGLGELGTPLALLALTAVGRGLVGWLTELVAHRSVARVKSTLRRRLLDHATALGPAYLAGRRTGELTALATRGVDALDDYFARYLPQLALAVVVPATVLLRIVGADVTSAAIIAGTLPLIPLFMVLIGMATQARMDRQWEGLSRLSHHFLDVVAGLPTLKVFGRARAQAATIARITADYRRATLRTLRIAFVSSFALELLSTLSVALVAVTVGFRLVDGTLDLETGLLILVLAPEVYFPIRQVGALYHSSVEGLTAADRIFEVLETPLPPRGTVPAPDLAGAALTAEGLVVAFPGRGTPVLDGASLTLRPGETVALTGPSGAGKSTLLGVLLGLTAPTAGTVRITAADGRTHDLAELEPDSWRRQIAWVPQHPHLFAGTVADNLTLHRPGATEQQQRAALRSAHALDFVDRLPQGLATRLGEDGAGLSAGQRQRLALARVLLADDRPLVLLDEPTANLDGDSEAAVVDAVRALAADPARTVLVVAHRPALLAAADRRVRLTGPAAPPVPAAALPAASAVPAAAVPAVPAPAPPDQDAPAPAAGAVRPRLALSVLLGSLALGCAVALMATSGWLISRASEMPPVLHLMMAVTAVRAFGIGRSVFRYAERLVSHDAVLRTLGTLRVAVHRRLAVLAPAALPAFRRGDLLSRLVADVDAVQDHYLRWRLPAAVAAVVSTATALAVGAFLPAAGLVLGLGLLLAGLVVPALTARWSAGAERRQAPARGRLATAVLDAFSGTAELTVAGALPGRLAAVRAADATLTGLAARSAATAALGTGLITLLTGLTVAGAAAAGLHGVASGALAPVCLAVVVLTPLAAFEAVTGMPAAVQARRRGLAASERLAEVLDAPEAVAEPAEPAALPGQPLPITVRGLTARYPGRSVDALSGVDLDLAPGRRIAVVGPSGSGKTTLAHTLLRFLDQRAGAVVLAAGRPQAVDSRALAGEDVRRVVGLCAQDAHVFDSSLRENLRLARPGADEEELRAALAAARLLDFTDSLPDGLDTMVGEHGARLSGGQRQRLALARALLADFPVLVLDEPAEHLDLPTADALTADLLAATAGRSTVLITHRLAGLDDGTVDEVLVLEAGRVVERGGWSELLARPEGRLRALHDREREAEGLPLAVG, from the coding sequence ATGAAGCCGGTCGACCCCCGACTCCTCGCCCACGCCCGCACCACCCGGGTCTTCCTCGCCGGATCCGTCCTGCTGGGGACGGTGAACGCGGCCCTGGTGGTGGCCCAGGCGGGCCTGATCGCCGAACTCGTGGTCCGCGGCTTCCAGCAGCGGGCCGGGCTCGGTGAACTCGGCACCCCGCTGGCGCTGCTGGCGCTCACCGCGGTCGGGCGCGGGCTGGTCGGCTGGCTCACCGAACTGGTCGCGCACCGGTCCGTCGCCCGGGTGAAGTCCACCCTGCGGCGCCGGCTGCTCGACCACGCCACCGCGCTCGGCCCGGCCTACCTGGCGGGCCGGCGCACCGGCGAACTCACCGCGCTGGCCACCCGGGGCGTCGACGCGCTCGACGACTACTTCGCCCGCTACCTGCCGCAGCTGGCGCTCGCCGTGGTCGTCCCGGCCACCGTGCTGCTGCGGATCGTCGGTGCCGACGTCACCTCGGCCGCGATCATCGCCGGCACCCTGCCGCTGATCCCGCTGTTCATGGTGCTGATCGGGATGGCCACCCAGGCCCGGATGGACCGTCAGTGGGAGGGGCTGTCCCGGCTCTCGCACCACTTCCTGGACGTGGTCGCCGGGCTGCCCACGCTCAAGGTGTTCGGCCGGGCCCGCGCCCAGGCCGCCACCATCGCCCGGATCACCGCCGACTACCGCCGGGCCACCCTGCGCACCCTGCGGATCGCCTTCGTCTCCTCCTTCGCGCTGGAACTGCTCTCCACCCTCTCGGTCGCCCTGGTCGCCGTCACCGTCGGTTTCCGGCTGGTCGACGGCACCCTCGACCTGGAGACCGGGCTGCTGATCCTGGTCCTCGCCCCCGAGGTCTACTTCCCGATCCGCCAGGTCGGCGCGCTCTACCACTCCAGCGTCGAGGGACTCACCGCCGCCGACCGGATCTTCGAGGTGCTGGAGACCCCGCTGCCGCCGCGCGGCACCGTGCCCGCGCCCGACCTGGCCGGGGCCGCCCTCACCGCCGAGGGCCTCGTGGTGGCCTTCCCCGGCCGCGGCACGCCCGTCCTGGACGGCGCCTCGCTCACCCTCCGCCCCGGCGAGACGGTCGCCCTCACCGGGCCCTCCGGGGCCGGCAAGTCCACCCTGCTCGGCGTCCTGCTCGGCCTCACCGCGCCCACCGCCGGAACGGTCCGGATCACCGCCGCCGACGGGCGGACCCACGACCTGGCCGAGCTGGAGCCGGACAGCTGGCGGCGGCAGATCGCCTGGGTGCCGCAGCACCCGCACCTGTTCGCCGGGACCGTCGCCGACAACCTGACCCTGCACCGGCCCGGAGCCACCGAGCAGCAGCAGCGCGCGGCCCTGCGCTCCGCGCACGCCCTCGACTTCGTCGACCGGCTGCCGCAGGGTCTCGCCACCCGTCTCGGCGAGGACGGCGCCGGGCTCTCCGCCGGACAGCGCCAGCGGCTCGCGCTCGCCCGGGTGCTGCTCGCCGACGACCGCCCGCTGGTCCTGCTCGACGAGCCCACCGCCAACCTGGACGGCGACTCCGAGGCGGCCGTCGTCGACGCCGTCCGGGCACTGGCCGCCGACCCGGCGCGCACGGTGCTGGTGGTCGCGCACCGGCCCGCGCTGCTGGCCGCCGCCGACCGGCGGGTCCGGCTGACCGGCCCGGCCGCTCCTCCCGTCCCGGCCGCCGCCCTCCCCGCCGCATCCGCCGTCCCCGCTGCCGCCGTCCCCGCCGTCCCGGCACCGGCGCCACCCGACCAGGACGCCCCGGCCCCCGCCGCGGGCGCCGTCCGGCCCCGGCTGGCGCTCTCGGTGCTGCTCGGCTCGCTCGCGCTCGGCTGCGCGGTGGCGCTGATGGCCACCTCCGGCTGGCTGATCTCCCGGGCCTCCGAGATGCCGCCCGTGCTCCATCTGATGATGGCCGTCACCGCGGTGCGCGCCTTCGGCATCGGCCGCAGCGTCTTCCGCTACGCCGAGCGGCTGGTCTCGCACGACGCGGTGCTGCGCACCCTCGGCACCCTGCGCGTCGCCGTCCACCGCCGGCTCGCCGTGCTGGCCCCGGCGGCGCTGCCCGCGTTCCGGCGGGGCGACCTGCTCTCCCGGCTGGTCGCCGACGTCGACGCGGTCCAGGACCACTACCTGCGCTGGCGGCTCCCGGCCGCGGTGGCGGCGGTGGTCTCCACCGCCACCGCGCTCGCCGTGGGCGCCTTCCTGCCCGCCGCCGGGCTGGTGCTGGGGCTCGGCCTGCTGCTCGCGGGCCTGGTGGTGCCCGCGCTGACCGCCCGCTGGTCGGCCGGCGCCGAGCGGCGGCAGGCCCCGGCGCGCGGGCGGCTCGCCACCGCCGTCCTGGACGCCTTCAGCGGCACCGCCGAACTCACCGTGGCCGGCGCCCTGCCGGGACGGCTGGCCGCCGTCCGCGCGGCCGACGCCACGCTGACCGGGCTGGCCGCCCGCTCGGCCGCCACCGCGGCGCTCGGCACCGGGCTGATCACCCTGCTCACCGGCCTCACGGTGGCCGGCGCCGCGGCGGCGGGGCTGCACGGCGTGGCGTCCGGGGCGCTCGCCCCGGTCTGTCTGGCCGTGGTCGTGCTGACCCCGCTGGCGGCCTTCGAGGCGGTCACCGGGATGCCCGCCGCCGTCCAGGCCCGCCGGCGCGGCCTGGCCGCCTCGGAGCGGCTCGCCGAGGTGCTGGACGCGCCGGAGGCCGTGGCCGAACCCGCCGAGCCGGCCGCGCTGCCCGGGCAGCCGCTGCCGATCACGGTCCGCGGCCTGACCGCCCGGTACCCCGGCCGGAGCGTGGACGCGCTGAGCGGCGTCGACCTCGACCTCGCCCCCGGCCGGCGGATCGCCGTGGTCGGCCCGTCCGGTTCCGGCAAGACCACGCTCGCGCACACGCTGCTCCGCTTCCTGGACCAGCGCGCGGGCGCCGTCGTCCTCGCCGCCGGCCGTCCACAGGCTGTGGACAGCCGCGCGCTGGCGGGGGAGGACGTCCGCCGGGTGGTCGGGCTCTGCGCGCAGGACGCCCACGTCTTCGACAGCTCGCTCCGGGAGAACCTGCGTCTCGCCCGGCCCGGTGCCGACGAGGAGGAGCTGCGGGCCGCGCTCGCCGCCGCCCGGCTGCTGGACTTCACCGACTCACTGCCGGACGGCCTGGACACCATGGTCGGCGAGCACGGCGCCCGGCTCTCCGGCGGGCAGCGGCAGCGGCTGGCGCTGGCCCGGGCACTGCTCGCGGACTTCCCGGTGCTCGTCCTGGACGAGCCGGCCGAGCACCTCGACCTGCCCACCGCCGACGCGCTCACCGCCGATCTGCTCGCCGCCACCGCCGGGCGCAGCACCGTCCTGATCACCCACCGGCTGGCCGGACTGGACGACGGCACGGTGGACGAGGTGCTGGTCCTGGAGGCGGGCCGGGTGGTCGAGCGGGGCGGCTGGTCGGAACTGCTGGCCCGGCCGGAGGGTCGGCTGCGCGCCCTGCACGACCGGGAGCGGGAGGCGGAGGGCCTGCCGCTGGCGGTCGGGTAG
- a CDS encoding GAF domain-containing protein: MDPTPELPEPAGTDSPTPSAASAASGEAAASGEAAGPVAAGPVAAGGSAGVPSAPGDPEADQVPHRVPEIASLGLDTLVTEVAERLQSAAAVTDRMQRLLEAVVSVGAGLDLHATLHRIATGAAELVDARYAALGVIAPNGHGLSDFIHVGVDDAVAARIGELPVGRGILGALIDRPEPLRLGELGADPRSYGFPPHHPEMRTFLGEPIRIRDEVFGNLYLTEKKGGGAFTPEDEQVVHALAAAAGVAIENSRLYEEGRRRERWIAGAAAVTTALLSRDEAEIALTVAAEQVRELADAALGMILLPVADEDAGTVRMRVAHASGEAAEFVRGELLPPDSFAARLLDGESVHLDDMSTDPTVVIRLARSFGPSLAVPMVAARRVLGGLCVWRPRGAMPFTDGEKQLAETFASQAALALRLAEGQRDQQRLAVFQDRDRIARDLHDLVIQRLFATGMMLEGAARRAIVPEVKVRIGEAVDELDATIQEVRTTIYALQHDDHGDAPDTLRTRVLRECSQTAAALGFKPSVSFVGPVESLVGEKTGRQLLAALREMLSNAARHARASRVGVEVDSTVHLDDDGRPVGGDPESLDRGGRPGVLLTVTDDGVGIPEGGRRSGLRNLTRRAEALGGDAWHEPGPYGRGTRVRWTARL, translated from the coding sequence ATGGACCCCACGCCAGAGCTGCCCGAGCCCGCCGGGACCGACTCGCCCACCCCGTCCGCCGCGTCCGCCGCGTCCGGCGAGGCCGCCGCGTCCGGCGAGGCCGCCGGGCCGGTGGCGGCCGGGCCGGTGGCGGCCGGTGGGTCGGCCGGGGTGCCCTCCGCCCCCGGCGACCCGGAGGCGGACCAGGTGCCCCACCGCGTCCCCGAGATCGCCTCGCTGGGCCTGGACACCCTGGTCACCGAGGTGGCCGAACGGCTGCAGTCCGCCGCCGCCGTCACCGACCGGATGCAGCGGCTGCTGGAGGCGGTCGTCTCGGTCGGCGCGGGTCTGGACCTGCACGCCACCCTGCACCGGATCGCCACCGGCGCCGCCGAGCTCGTCGACGCCCGCTACGCCGCCCTCGGGGTGATCGCCCCCAACGGGCACGGGCTCTCCGACTTCATCCATGTCGGAGTGGACGACGCGGTGGCGGCCCGGATCGGCGAGCTGCCGGTCGGCCGGGGCATCCTCGGGGCGCTGATCGACCGCCCCGAGCCGCTGCGGCTCGGCGAGCTCGGCGCCGATCCCCGCTCGTACGGCTTCCCCCCGCACCACCCGGAGATGAGGACCTTCCTCGGCGAGCCGATCAGGATCCGCGACGAGGTGTTCGGCAATCTCTACCTGACCGAGAAGAAGGGCGGCGGCGCCTTCACCCCCGAGGACGAGCAGGTGGTGCACGCGCTGGCCGCCGCGGCCGGGGTCGCGATCGAGAACTCCCGCCTCTACGAGGAGGGCCGGCGCCGGGAGCGGTGGATCGCCGGGGCGGCCGCCGTCACCACGGCGCTGCTCTCCAGGGACGAGGCGGAGATCGCCCTCACCGTCGCCGCCGAGCAGGTCAGGGAGCTGGCGGACGCCGCGCTGGGCATGATCCTGCTGCCGGTGGCCGACGAGGACGCCGGCACCGTGCGGATGCGGGTCGCGCACGCCTCCGGGGAGGCGGCCGAGTTCGTGCGCGGCGAACTGCTGCCGCCGGACAGCTTCGCCGCCCGGCTGCTCGACGGCGAGAGCGTCCACCTGGACGACATGTCCACCGACCCGACCGTGGTGATCCGGCTCGCCCGCAGCTTCGGCCCGTCGCTGGCCGTGCCGATGGTCGCCGCCCGCCGGGTGCTCGGCGGGCTGTGCGTCTGGCGTCCGCGGGGCGCGATGCCGTTCACCGACGGGGAGAAGCAGCTGGCCGAGACCTTCGCCTCGCAGGCCGCGCTCGCACTGCGGCTCGCCGAGGGCCAGCGCGACCAGCAGCGGCTCGCGGTCTTCCAGGACCGCGACCGGATCGCCCGCGACCTGCACGACCTGGTCATCCAGCGGCTGTTCGCCACCGGGATGATGCTGGAGGGCGCCGCCCGGCGGGCCATCGTCCCCGAGGTGAAGGTCCGCATCGGCGAGGCCGTCGACGAACTGGACGCCACCATCCAGGAGGTCCGCACCACCATCTACGCGCTCCAGCACGACGACCACGGCGACGCGCCGGACACCCTGCGGACCCGGGTGCTGCGCGAGTGCAGCCAGACTGCTGCGGCGCTCGGCTTCAAGCCCTCGGTCTCCTTCGTCGGCCCGGTGGAGAGCCTGGTCGGCGAGAAGACCGGTCGTCAACTGCTCGCGGCGCTGCGGGAGATGCTCTCCAACGCGGCCCGGCACGCCCGGGCCTCCCGGGTCGGCGTCGAGGTCGACTCGACCGTGCACCTGGACGACGACGGCCGGCCCGTCGGCGGCGACCCGGAGTCGCTCGACCGGGGCGGGCGCCCCGGGGTCCTGCTGACCGTCACCGACGACGGGGTCGGCATCCCGGAGGGCGGGCGGCGCAGCGGCCTGCGCAATCTGACCCGGCGGGCCGAGGCGCTGGGCGGGGACGCCTGGCACGAGCCGGGGCCGTACGGCCGGGGTACCAGGGTGCGCTGGACGGCGCGTCTCTGA